The Erythrobacter litoralis HTCC2594 nucleotide sequence CGGCGACCGGTGGGAAGCACGTGGTTGGGCCCGGCGACATAGTCACCGACCGCTTCAGGGACCATGCGCCCAAGAAAGATGCTGCCGGCATGGTGCAACTTACCCATCAGGGCCTCCGGATCATCCACTGCCAGTTCGACATGCTCGGCAGCGAGCCGGTTGGCGAGCGGGATCGCCTGTTCGAGGTCCTCGACGACGATCAGCACGCCATGCGCGTCCCAGCTCTCGCGCGCGACCTTGCGGGTCGCCAGCATCGCGGATTGCACGTCCACACGGTCCTCGACCTGCTCGGCGAAATCGGCATCGTCGGTGATGAGGATCGACTGGCTGGTCGGGTCGTGCTCGGCCTGGCTGAGCAGGTCGGCGGCGATCCAGTCGGGGTCGTTCTTGCCGTCCGCGATGACGAGGATTTCGCTCGGCCCTGCCACCATGTCGATGCCGACCACGCCGTAGAGCTGGCGCTTGGCCTCGGCCACCCAGGCATTGCCGGGGCCGGTGATGACATCGACCCGCTCGATGCGATCGGTCCCGTAGGCAAGCGCGCCAATGGCCTGCGCCCCGCCGACCCGCCAGATTTCGTCCACGCCAACGATATGCGCCGCTGCGAGCACGAGCGGATTGGTTTCACCCTTGGGGGTCGGGGTGACGATGGCAAGCCGCTCGACGCCGGCGACCTTGGCCGGGATCGCGTTCATCAGCAGCGAAGAGGGATAGGCTGCCCGGCCACCGGGCACGTATAGCCCCGCCGCATCGACCGGCCGCCATTTCGCACCCAGCCGCACGCCCGCATCGTCGGTATAGTCGCGATCGTGCGGCAACTGGTCCTCGTGGTAGGCCTGGATGCGATCTGCGGCGAGCTGCAACGCGTCGCGCAGGTCGGCATCGAGCGCATCGTAGGCAGCCTTGCACTGATCCGGCGCGATCATCCAATCGTTGTCATTGGTCAGATTATGCTGGTCGAAGCGGGTCGTATATTCGACGAGTGCTTTGTCACCCATCGCCTTGACGCGGGCTAGGATGTCGAAGACGTCGCGCCCTACGTCCTGCGAACTCTCGCGGCGGGCTTCGACGATCTTGGCGAATTTCGCTTCGAAATCGGGATCGGTGTTCTTGAGGCGCTGCACTATGCTGCTTTCCGATTGTCTGCATCGGCACGGAATGCCTCGACCAGCTCGGCTACGCGACTATCGGTCTTGAGCGCCGCGCGATTGACGATCAGCCGCGCGGAAATGTCGAGTATGCGCGAGGTTTCGACAAGCCCGTTTTCCTTCAGCGTGCGCCCGGTCGAAACGAGATCGACGATGCACCCGGCAAGACCCAGCGAGGGCGCCAATTCCATCGCGCCATTGAGCTTCACGCATTCGGCCTGAATGCCCATGCGCTCGAAATGGCGGCGTGTAAGGTTGGGATATTTGGTCGCGACGCGCAGGTGGCTGGCGCTGCCGATCGCGCCCGCGCTCTCGGCAGGTTCGGCCACGGCCAGGTGGCAATGCCCGATATCGAGATCGACCGGTGCGTAGAGGTCCGAATAGTCGAATTCCTCGATCACGTCGGAGCCGACGATCCCAAGCTGCGCGGCACCATGAGCGACGAATGTGGCGACATCGAAGGCGCGTACGCGGATCATGCGCATGTCCTCGCGCGAAGTGGCAAAGGACAGCGCGCGGTTGGACTTGTCGTGGAAGCCGTCCTCGGGCACGACACCGGCGCGCGCCATAACCGGAAGCGCTTCCTCCAGGATGCGGCCCTTGGGCACGGCGAATGTCAGCTGGCTTTGCGGCATGGCGGCGCAGATAGGCAGCGAGCGCGCAAAGAGCAATCGCAAAGGGCAAGGTTTCACGGGGGCGAAGAGCTATGGCGACGACTGGCGTAATGGACATCAAGTCCCTCGACGAAGCGATCGAGTGGCAGGCGCAGCACGCCGAGGAAGGCGGGGCGCCGGGCACGGCGAAGGTGATCCGCGGGCTACTGGCTGTTTCAAGGACCGAGACCGCCACCGGCCGCCGGATCGCCAACTGGCAGGGGCTTACGCTGAAGGATGCGATGCCGCTGCGCATCAATGGTGGGCTTCACAACCTCGTGCTGACCGGCGAGGATACCCGTTTGGGCGCCGTCTATGGCGGGCTGATGACCGACCAGGCGGCAGTCGACGAATTGGTCTGCGAGTTGTTCGAGAGCTACGACGCGCGACTGTTGCCATGGCTCGACGGTCCGCCTCAGACCAACGAGGCCGGGCGCTCGGCGAGTCTGATGGCGGGGCTGTTGTGGCTGGCGCAGCATGTCCCGGCGCAATTCGAGATGCTCGAACTGGGCTCAAGCGCGGGCATCAACACCATGATGGAGCGCTACTTTTTCGATCTCGGCGGTGTGACGACAGGGCCGGAAGCGAGCCCGATGCGGATCGCGCCCGATTGGAAAGGCGATCCGCCGCCCACCACCGCGCCGCAAATCGTCTCGATCCGCGGTTGCGATGTTGCGCCCATTGACTTGAGCGATCCGGAGGCGGCGCTGCGGCTCAAGAGCTACGTCTGGCCCGAAGCCTTCGAGCGAATGGGCCGGATCGACGCGGCGGTCGAACTCGCAGGCCAGCGTCCGCCGGATGTCGTGAAGCAGGATGCCGGAAGTTTCGTCGCGGAGGCATTGGCACAGCCGCAGGATAAGGGCGTCACGCGCGTGCTCTTTCATTCGATCGTCTGGCAATACATTCCGGACGATCAGCAGCAGGCGATCCGGGACGCGATAGACGAAGCGGCGAGCAAAGCGACACCCGAGAGACCGCTGGCATGGGTCAGTCTCGAGACCAACCGCAAGACTTTCCGCCACGAACTGCATGTGACCTACTGGCCGGGCGGGGCTGAGCCGACGCTCCTCGCCTGTGCGCACCCCCATGGTGCCTGGGTGGAGTGGTGGGGCGGCTGAGGATAATCGGATTCGGAGTCGTAACATCCGTTCGGGCTGAGCCTGTCGAAGCCCAGCCGCCACCTTTACGGAAAGGTTGTGCCTGCCCTTCGACAGGCTCAGGGCGAACGGGGTTGGAGATGGGTTGCGAGAAAGCTTTCCATCGCCGCATTCACTTGCTCTGGCTCCTGCCACAGCAGGAAGTGGCCGCAGTCCTCGATACGGACCAAGGTCAGGTCCTCGACATGATCTTCCAGCCTTTCGATATTGCCCGGGCTCAGCGCGTGGTCGTCCATCGCCCAAACGACCAGCGTCGGAATCGTTAGCTTGGGCACCTTTGGCAGCTTTGCATTAGCCGGAATCTCTAAGGGAGCGTCGGCAGGAGGCACCGCCATCGGCGTCGCGCGGTACCAGTTGAGCATGCCGATCGCGGCCTTTCCGTCCGACCAGTCCTCGAAAATCGCGGCGCGTTCTTCGGAGTCGTCATCAGGCAGCGCGCCGGTCGCGTTTTCCGTGCCTTCCAGAAGCGCCAGCAGGCCCCGCTCGCGTATCTCATCGTCACGCGACGTGTCGCGATAGACCCGCATATATTGCCCCGCGGCCCGCTGCTGCGCGTCGGTCCAGAGCAGCTTGGAATAGATCAGCGGATGCGCCGCATTGCACAGGATTGCGCGCTCGACGCGGTTCTGCTGGCCTCTCATCGCCACGCCCCAGGCCAGCGCGCCGCCCCAGTCGTGGCCGACGATCGTGAAGCGCTCCACCGCCAGCGCATCGGCGAGCAGAAAGACATCGCCGATCAGCTTGTCGGGCGTGTAATTCTCGACCCCCTCGGGCTTGGACGAGCCGTGATAGCCGCGCTGGTCGGGCGCGATGCAGCGGTAGCGATCGGAGAAATGCGCGATCTGGCGCCGCCAGGTGCGGTGGCTTTCGGGAAATCCGTGCAGGAAGATCAGAGCAGGGCCATCACGCGGCCCGGTATCCACCACATCCAGCTCAATCCTGTTTTCCAGGGTGACGCGCACTTGTTCCATGGCGTTTAGCCGTCCGCTTCCATTTTCTCCATATAGCCGTTTGCTACCATCGCAGCGACTTGGTCGAACAGCTGGTCGGGCGTGCGGCGCATTTCGCCCATGGCCTCTTCCATGCCTTCCGCAACAATGATCTCGCGCTGGTTGAGCGCCACGGCGTCGAGCATCGTTTTGGCGGCTTCGTCGGGCGCGATCCCGTTGTCGATCACATCGTCGCTGCGCCCGCGTGCGCTGCCGTCGGCGGACAGCGCATTGCGGCTGACATTGGTCGCGATCGAGCCGGGGTAGATCACGTGGACGCCTATCCCGTCCTGCGAAAGCTCGGCGCGCAGCGCATCGGCATAGCCTGCGAGGCCGAACTTGGCCGCGCAATAGGCGGTGCGCATCGGCACACCGACCTTTCCTGCGATCGAGGAGATGAACAGCAGGCTGCCCGACTTGCGCGCGGCCAAGTGCGGCAGCAACGCCTGCGTCGCGGCGATCTGCGCGGTGAGGTCGATATCGATGATGTCGCGATAGACCTGCATGTCGGTCTTCGTCGCCCGGCTGCGCTGCGACACGCCGGCATTGGCGACGAAGCCGTCCACGCCTCCCGACCATTCGATCGCCTTCTCTGTCGCCGCCAGCATCGCGTCCTCGTCGCGCACGTCGAAGGGCAGGGTCATCGTCTCGGTCGCGATCTCACCAGCCACCTCGGCCAGACGCGCCTCATCGCGGCCAGACAGGATGACCCGCGCCCCGCGCTCACCCAGTTCCTTCGCCAGCGCCGCGCCGATGCCGCTCGATGCGCCGGTAATCCACCAGCATTGTCCGTCGTAACTCATGTCCTCTCCCTTGTTGAACTATGGATAGCTGACCGTCTTGGGCTTTCCCTCGGGCAGCGGAATGAATTCCTCGTCATCGCCCGGCACGGTCGGGAAGCGACCTTGCTTCCAGTCTTCGCTGGCCTGCCGGATTCGGTCCTTGCTCGAGCTCACGAAATTCCACCAGACGTGGCGCTCGGTCGGAAAGGCTTCTCCGCCCATCAGCATGATCCGCCCACCCTGCTCGGAGGCGAGCCGCATCGTCCTGCCTGGCTCAAGCACCGTCAGCTCGTAGAGGCCGAGCTCGTGCCCATCGACGCTCGCTTGCCCGCCGACCAGCATAAGCGCGCGTTCGTCCGCCTCGGCGTCGATCGGCATGGTGCCGGTCGGCGCCAGCACGATCTCGGCGTAGATGGTGTCGGCGTGCGTCGTGGTCGGGGCGCGCTTGCCCCAAAGATCGCCCATGACGATTGTTGCGCGTGCCCATTCATCCTCGACTACAGGCAGGTCGGCAATCGCTTCGAAATCGGGTTCGATCTCTTCCTTGCCGTCGGGCAGGGCGAGCCAGGTTTGCATGCCGTAGAGCTTGGGGCCTCGCGAGCGCTCGGTCTGCGGGCTGCGCTCGGAATGGACGATGCCTTTGCCGGCGGTCATCAGGTTCACCTGCCCCGGGCGGATGGTCGAGAAGCTGCCGAGGCTGTCGCGATGATCGATTGCGCCTTCGAACAACCAGGTGACGGTCGAGAGGTTGATGTGCGGATGCGGGCGCACGTCCATCGCGCTGCCGATATCGAGCTGAGCCGGTCCGAACTGGTCGACGAAGATAAACGGCCCGATCATTGTGCGGCCTTTAGACGGCAGCGCGCGGCGAACCTCGAATTTGCCGAGATCGTGGGTGGTGGGAGTGATGGTTTCCGTGATCATGACGCGACTCCGTACATGTTTCGCAAGCGTTTGTGGCGTTGGCGGAAGAACCACCCGATCAGCGCGCGCGACAGGCCGGGCAGCAGGCGGGGTTCGAAGGTGAGCGTATCCGAGACAATGCACTGCGCGTCATCGCCCGCAACCTCTCGCCGGTGCCGCCAGCTGCGCATGCCCGTCATCTGCGATTGCTCGACGAAGTGTGCGCGGCCGTTGACCAGGTCTTCTTCGACTTCGGTCAGCATTAAGTCGAACGAGCCGATCCGCAACAGTCCGAACGCCACCAACTTGCTGTGCACCGCGACTCTGCCCGGTGCCCAGCCACTGGCGCGCAAATCGTCGATCTCCGGCGGTCCTTTCATCCGCGCGACGGGCGGCATTTCGCGCGCGATCCCGCGCATCGTCACCGCGTCGCTCCAAACCCGCTCCATCGGCGCGGCCAGGCGCGACTGGAATTGCAGCTCGATCACTTTCCGGTATCCCTATCGATCAGGCCTGCGAGGTCGCGCGGGTAGATATACTCGGGCCAATCGGCGAGTTCGCTCCGCGTGAACCAGCGATATTCCTGCATCACGCGCTGTTCGAGCTCGGTATGCCCATCGGTCGAGATGCGCGTATCGGAAACGCGGACACAGAAGAAGCGCTCGTCGGCGCGGACCGGCTCGCCCTCGACAGTGATGAATTCCGGGCGTTGCTGAGCGATCTGCGGGCCGGGATCGGCTTCTATTCCCGTTTCCTCTTTCAACTCGCGCCGCGCGGCCTCTTCGAAGCTCTCGCCCGGATCGCATTCGCCGCCGGTCGTAACCCAGAAGGGCGGGCGATCGGACAGGACAAAGCGGTGCAACAACACGCGATCGTCGGGATCGAGCACGATGATGCGTGCTGCCCGCCTGACGCGCCTGCCAGGGCTCGTCGCGCTCATTCGCCCGGCGCGCTCGCCTTGATTGCGACGGCATGGACCCGCTCACCGACGATATCGCCGAGCGCAGCAATGACCCGCCGCTGGCGCTGCAGCCGTGAGACGCCTTCGAAGGCTGCGCTTTCCATCGCGACAGTGAAATGCGATTCCCCCGAACCGTCGTCGCCCGCATGGCCGTGATGCTTGGCGCTGTCGTTGATGACCTCCAGCCGCGTAGGCGCAAAAGCCTCGGTCAGCCTGTTCTCGATTTCCGTCTGCATGCTGGCCATGGCCTGTGTTTCCTCTTCCAATAGCGCTCCGGACTTCCCATCATAAAGCGCTATGCGCACGAGCCGGTTCCATGGACGATACGAAGCCGAAGGGCGAGTCTGCGATCATCCGGCGTGCGACGAGCCGGGCGAATTCCGTGCACCTGGCGGTTATGGCAATTCTTTTGACGGTCCCGGCGAATGGCGCTGGATGTGCCTCGACCATATCCGCGAATTCAATGCGGGATATGATTGGTTCGAAGGCATGAGCGCGGACGAGATCCTCGCCGCGCAATCGCCCGCGAGCGGCTGGCAGACGGAAACCCGCGCTTTCAAGCCGACCGCCGGGGTCGACGGCATGCCGCGCTGGGCCGATTTCGACGATCCGCTCGAGGCCATCGGCGCGCGCGCCGCCGGTATCAAGAGCCGCGCCCAGCGCGAGGCCGAGATGGCGATGGACGGGCGATTTTCGCAGGACGAGGCGAAAGCGTTGGAAACGATGGGGCTCGGCCTCAAGACCGACCGCAGGTTGCTCCGCCGCCGCTATTCCGAACTGGTCCGCCGCTATCACCCCGATCGCAATGGCGGCGACCGCAAATACGAAGCGCGGCTCAATCGCGTCGTCGAGGCGTACCAACTGCTGCGCGAGAGCAAGGCGCTCGCTTAGCCTGCTATCGCCCTCTCGATTCCCGCATGGTCGATCTTCACCATGTCCTGCATTGCCGTGAACACCCGCCCGCGCACCTCGGGATCGTCATGGCCGAGCCCATCCATCAATACACGCGACACAACCTGCCAGCGCACGCCGTAGCGGTCGTAGCACCAGCTGCAGGCCATCTCGCCGCCGCCTTCGGTCAGCGCCGCCCAGTAGCGGTCGGTTTCTTCCTGGGTGTCCGTAAAAACCTGCAGGGAAAGCGCGTCGTTGGGCCCGTCGCCCGGCCGACCGTTCATCGCCATGGCAGGCAGGCCGAGGAGGGTGAAAGCGATGGTGATGACATCACCCGCCTTGCCGGCCGGCCAGTCGCTCGGCGATCGGTCGACCCGGGTAATGTCGCTGTCGGGAAAGAGGTCGCAATAGAAATTGGCGGCCTCTTCCGCGCCCTGGTCGAGCCACAGGCACAGCGCGAGCTTGCTGTCAGCCATCGGCCGGCTCCATCGCGGCCATGTCGATCGCATTTGCCTCCTGCTTGGCAGGGCGCGCATTGATCCGCTCGCGATAGGCGGTCAGGGAGTCGCGCTCGGGCAGGGTGCCGAATTGCAGGCCCCAGTCGACCTGGCTGCCGACATAGACATCCGCCATGGTGAACCTGTCGCCGCAGACGAACTGCCGGTCCGTGAGCCAGCTATCGAGAGCGTCTATGGTGAGATCGAAAGAACCGAACCCGGCCATCCCGCTGCGGTCTTCGGGCACTTCCCAGCCCATCGATTTGGCCACGACCGCCTGTTCCAACGGCCCGGCGGCGAAGAACAGCCAGCGCAAATAGTCGGCCTTTTCCTCGAAGGTTGGGGCCAATTCCGGTCCCGGGTGGGTCTCCGCCAGATAGTGGCAGATCGCCGCGCATTCGGTGATGACATGGTCATGCCCGTTGTGATGATGCACCAGCGCGGGGACCTTGTTCATCGGATTGATGGCACGGAAGCTCTTGGGCCGGGTCTCCCACGTCATCATCTCGGTATTGTAGTCGGCGCCCGCCTCGTGCAGCGCCCAGCGCGCGATCTGCCCGCGGCTCATGGCGACGGTATAGAAAGTGAAATCGGCCATCGATCAGGCTCCCTTGCTACCGATGATGGAGAATAGCGCGCCTTGCGGGTCGACCCCCTGGAAGACGTGGTCGCCGCCGGGGATTTCCATCGGCCCGTTGACGATCTGCGCGCCGCCTGCGGTGGCCTTCTCCAGCGCTTCGTCGATATCGGGCGCGCGAAAGTAGAATGCCCAAAGCGATGCAGGAATTTCGTCGGGTTTCTGCATGATCGCGCCGAGTCCATAGTCGCCGTGCTCGTACATCTGGTAGGTGCCCATCGGCCCCATTTCCATGGCGTCGCCCTTGGTCCAGCCGAACTGGGTCGTGTAGAATGCATCTGCGGCGTCAGGGTCGGCGGTGATCAGCTCGTTCCAGGCGCAGGTACCCACTTTCGGCTCGTGTTTAGAGAAAGCATGGCTCGGCTGGCCGGACCGGTCGTCGATCACGTAGAAGGGCGCTCCCTGCGGATCGGCGAGCATGGCGAAGGGGCCGACGTCGGGCACCTCGCCGCCTTCCATGAAGACATGACCGCCCGCATCGCGGACCTTGCCGACTGTTTCGGGGACGTCATCGACCCGGATATAGCCGACCCAAGACGGCTGCCCGCCGTGCTCGATCATCGGCGGGGTCAACTTCAGAATGCCGCCGATTTGTGCATCTCCGGCGCTGAAGGATCGGTAGTCCTGCCCGTTGAAACCGGCTTCCTCGAACTGCCAACAGAGCATATCGCCGTAGAATGCCTGTGCCGCATCAGGGTCAGGCGTCATCAGTTCATACCAGACGAAATCGCCATGTTTGTCTGCCATAGTGCGTCTCCCTCAATCGCGTCCCAGGGTATAGATTGGCGTGAAGCCTCCGTAGATCAGTCTGGGTCCCGCGAAAGGCATGTCCTCGGAAGGCTCCATCTCTTCATTCTCTTCCATGGCCCTGGCTGCCGCATCGCAAGTCGCCCTGTCGGGCCAGATCACCCACGAAAAGACGATGTGCTCGCCGTCTTCGGCCTTTACGGCCTTCCGAAAATCCGTGTGCTTGCCCTCGGGGATATCCTCCTCGAAAGCCTCGACGATTTCGATTGCTCCGTAGCGTTGGAACATCTCCCCGGCATCCTTTGCCATGGCGAGATAGGCGTCCTTCTTGCCCGATAGAACGGGCACCAAGAATCCCTGAATGTACATCGCATCTCTCCTCCTTTCCGGGGGCGATCATGCGCCCGGATTGTGACGAGAGAAAGGACTTATTGCCGGAACGCCCAGCGCAGCGTCTTGCCCATGCCCCAGGTCGCCGCGCGCGCGGGGAGGGCGGCGAGGCCGGGGCGTTCGAGCCCGAGCATCGAGCGGGCGAAAGCGGGCAGCAGGGCGACGGCCTCGGAGCCCATTACCGCCTGCACCGCCGCGGGGGCGCCTTCGGGACGCTGGGTAAGGACCAAGTCTGCTATTTCGCGCGCCTCCGGGCTGGCGCGCAGATCCTGCCGCAATTCGCGAAAAATCGCTTCCGCTTCGTTGCGGTCGAGCGGGACCGGATCGGCCCCGAGCGCGCGGGCGATGACCGCGAACTGGCGGTAATACTCGTCCTGCTCGTGGCCCGGCATGTCGGGCTGCACATGGCGGAGGTAAGCGGCGAGGAAGCTTTGAGCCTCGACGACATGAACCCAGGCGAGGGTGCGCGGATCGGTCGCGGTATAGGCCGTCCCGTCGGGCAGCGTGCCGGTGACCTTCGCATGGATGCGGTTGACCCGCTCGATCTGTTTCATCGCTTCGTCGCGGTGGCCGAATGTCGTCACCGCGATAAAGCGCGCGGTGCGTCGCAACCGGCCGTGCATGTCGGAGCGGAAGTTGGAATGGTCGAGCACGCCTTGCAGCGCATGCGGGTGCAGCATCTGGAGCAGGAGCCCGCGAATGCCGCCGACCATCATCCCCACGACATCGGCATGCACCATGCGGATCGGCGAATTCTTCTCGAACAGAGCGTTGTCGCTCGGAGGAACGGGCTGCTGGCCGCTGTCGACATCGTTGAACACCGCCCGCACGCGACCGACCAGCTGCTGGCGCAGGAATTCGGCAGGGTTGGGGGTGTTGGAGCGCGGCGGCATGGTCACGACAATATGTGCATCCGGCGGCAAAAGGAAATGTCGTCTTTCGTCCCGCTTGCGAGTCGCTGGCTCCGCGTCTAGTCCCGCCGACGAGATGAACGACATGACCGACAAGAGCTTCGAGCCCAACGCCAAGACGACCCTTTCCGAACCGGACACCACCGTCAACGTGCGGGAGACCTTCGGGATCGACGTGGACTGGGACGTGCCAGCCTTCAGCAAGGCGGACGAGCGCGTGCCCGATTTCGACGAGAATTACGTCTTCGATCCGGACACGACGCTGGCGATCCTCGCCGGCTTCGCCCACAACCGCCGGGTGATGGTGCAGGGCTATCACGGCACCGGCAAATCGACCCACATCGAACAGGTCGCGGCGCGTCTCAACTGGCCGTGCATCCGTATCAACCTCGACGCGCATATCAGCCGTATCGACTTGGTCGGGCGCGACGCCATCGTGCTGCGCGACGGGCTGCAGGTCACCGAATTCCGCGAAGGACTGCTGCCGTGGGCGCTTCAGCATCCGGTCGCGCTGGTGTTCGACGAATACGATGCGGGCCGCCCGGACGTGATGTTCGTGATCCAGCGCGTGCTGGAGACCGAGGGCAAGCTTACGCTGCTCGACCAGAACCGCGTGATCCGCCCCGATCCGAACTTCCGCCTGTTCGCAACCGCCAACACCGTCGGCCTCGGCGATACGTCCGGCCTCTATCACGGCACGCAGCAGATCAACCAGGGCCAGATGGACCGCTGGAACATCGTCGTCGGTCTCAACTACCTGCCGGCCGACACCGAGCAGGAAATCGTGACCGCGAAGAACCCGGATACCGATCCGGAGGTCATCTCAAAGATGATAAAAGTCGCCGACCTGACCCGCCAAGGCTTCATCAACGGCGATATCTCGACCGTGATGAGCCCGCGCACCGTCATCACCTGGGCCCAGAACGCGGCGATCTTCGAAAATGTCGGCATGGCCTTCCGCCTGAGCTTCCTCAACAAATGCGACGAAGCCGAACGCATGCTGGTGGCGGAATACTACCAGCGCGTTTTCGGGGAAGACCTGCCCGAGAGCGTGGTCAAGGCTTGAGACTGGCAATCGCTGTGTTATCCTGCTAATACAGCCGGATGAATTCCCCCTGGTTCCGCAAACTGACCCCTTGGCGGCGCGATCCCGGTCGGCCGCAGGGTGCTTACGCGGGCTATTTCTCGCGCGCTGACCAAGAGCCGCTCTATCGCTCCGGTTCGCCCCAACCCGATTTCGATCGCTGGGACAACCGCCTCGATCGGCTTGACGGAGCGGTCGAGCGCGAGGAGCGGCGCAAGCAGCGGTGGTGGCAGCCGGCCTATTGGCGCGAGCGGCGCAAGCGCTGGTGGATTGTAAGATTTTTTGCCGCTGCGTTGATGGCTTTCCTTGCTCTGATCGCGTTTCTTGCGCTGACGACGCCGCTCGACAAATCGCTGGAGCCGGTCGTTCCGCCGCAGATGACGCTGCTGGCTGCGGACGGAACTCCCATTGCCCGCAATGGGGCGATCGTCGGCGAGCCAGTGAGCGTCGAAACCCTGCCGCCGCATGTG carries:
- a CDS encoding oxygenase MpaB family protein, whose translation is MPPRSNTPNPAEFLRQQLVGRVRAVFNDVDSGQQPVPPSDNALFEKNSPIRMVHADVVGMMVGGIRGLLLQMLHPHALQGVLDHSNFRSDMHGRLRRTARFIAVTTFGHRDEAMKQIERVNRIHAKVTGTLPDGTAYTATDPRTLAWVHVVEAQSFLAAYLRHVQPDMPGHEQDEYYRQFAVIARALGADPVPLDRNEAEAIFRELRQDLRASPEAREIADLVLTQRPEGAPAAVQAVMGSEAVALLPAFARSMLGLERPGLAALPARAATWGMGKTLRWAFRQ
- the cobS gene encoding cobaltochelatase subunit CobS, which translates into the protein MNDMTDKSFEPNAKTTLSEPDTTVNVRETFGIDVDWDVPAFSKADERVPDFDENYVFDPDTTLAILAGFAHNRRVMVQGYHGTGKSTHIEQVAARLNWPCIRINLDAHISRIDLVGRDAIVLRDGLQVTEFREGLLPWALQHPVALVFDEYDAGRPDVMFVIQRVLETEGKLTLLDQNRVIRPDPNFRLFATANTVGLGDTSGLYHGTQQINQGQMDRWNIVVGLNYLPADTEQEIVTAKNPDTDPEVISKMIKVADLTRQGFINGDISTVMSPRTVITWAQNAAIFENVGMAFRLSFLNKCDEAERMLVAEYYQRVFGEDLPESVVKA